The region GAGAACATTATTCATGTACACCCCATCATGCATGTATGCATATGGCATGTCCtccgtcatactgcagttactgtccgttttcctatacacaatacacagtgctctttcccattgacgcgtgacctctacaaatagccctacgttaaaagtatggggatatgactagttaacgtcgctgtgtgaaaaataaccggccaatattaaaagtactcttctaaagttctagaaaatatagtttttaacatgtcctaaattttagctaatttagatgtttggaaatattcgtactttggtgttttagttaatgttataggtaatagtacattgcctagttaacgtcgctgtgtgaaaaataaccggccaatattaaaagtactcttctaaaattctagacaatatagttttgtaacatgtcctaaatttttagcaaatttaggtgtttggagagggtcgtacttttgtgttttaggaaggacatgtaaacgacagataacaccaaaaatatgaagaaattatttccaaaccgtattaagtcaacaatcattatgttgctcattttcaagaatgctggtttacaaaaagcacgccattgtctcatttcgtgaacaaaggcacacataccattgtttcctttcgtttcctttataatcggttacccaactgaagctatgaataccagctttattgcgatatcgcacatgaaaacagacacttgtgcacaaccagagaagatccgatttaatcagttgagctgtttcaatgagtgttatcttggtttaagggtagacgaggtattgttggtcgaagcaacctataaatcgattttcattatctagatcaatatattattgaaaaataacaccttgatattttgcaaaaagtCAATCTACaagtcgtatactttgcaaacttgtttaatttattgttgttaatgagttatgtacgttttacaaaagtgttgttgtttcagacctctttacaacgtaactaatgaaccgcagcacctataaaagtatatctgtgatattttaattcttctacacactcgctatgaattgagcaatgcttttttttttttttctcacttccattcgtaagatgctgtgaactaccaaatcacaacagtttaaaataattaataaccttaatagcttttaatggggttaagtcctgcaaaggtcgagatgaattctactgtagacatgactgcatcatgtatgtcCTTTACCACGTTTATTATGTACCGTCTTTGAGAAACAGACCGAAATGTTTGTATTCTAGTCACATGAACTGCTATCAAAACTTAGGTAACACTATTATatcttatataaataaataaataatctgaCACTTACCATTTACCAGCTATACTATTCTTATATAATTGATGAACTGTTGTTTGTACCGGCCCCTGATTGCCTTTTCAGCTAAACGCAGCCCGTCACCCAGCGCTGCCCTCTATTGCATTTAAAATAACAATGCTTCTGCATCTGGTTTCTGtatagcttgtttgtaccattAGAATCGTTACTTTCTTCAATTAAGTCCCATTAAGCTCTTTTAATACAATTAGTTTCagtaataatttttaaaaaaataattaaactattttttactgtaaatcccattcaaaattttttttttttttttaaaaacttggtaCTTTTGAAAAGCCAGAACTTCTAAAATAGTTAAGagcccaatttttgaaaaggatATATCAGTTAACAAGGGTTTACTCTAACTATGACATTATACAGTTTTAACATACAAATCCTACCTTTACATTTATGCCCCTTCAAAGTCGGGGTAAAATGACGCTTATGATTATtgcccaaaatgtactttttctaCTTAAATTTGCAGGATCTTTTCGAAGAGTGGCACACTCTTTCTTCATTTACAATGAATAACAAAGCATGTCTCTAtcctaaaataaaaaaacagaaaATTTATCGCATCTTATATAGTTGTACCATAAGACCAAACTttaccttttttcaaaaatgaaaaatgcaatttttggtcattttcggcTCAAATTTGTTTTGCCCGTTATTTTACCAACAGGCCAAATacttttttaatatcattttgaaaatgtccCACCTAAACCCTTTCTATGCTAgaagaatcaaggatttctatttttttgactTTGTccgcatatttaaaattttgcttgaaaATAAGAGACCCTGAGTCTTAAAATTTGTCCTCACCACAACGTATTTTGTCTTCAGAGGCACCATGTACAGACAAAAAATTGGTTCGGCTATATGGGAAGCCCGGTTTCACTGATTGTGTCAAACTTATAATTTATGGTGTGGTTAGAACAACAGGTCATCCATTCTTCTCCCCTAGACTGTAGACCAAAATTATGGAAACGTTAtgttgatgacattttggaagtAATTCAGAAAGGATCGGTAGACAAGCTTACACAGCACCTCAACCAAGTAGACCCAACCAATAGTATCAAATTCACCCATGAGACAGAGCAAGATAATCAGATTCCATTTCTTGACACACTTATTGTGAAAAAACCAGACGGTTCAATTAAACTTCTTGTTTACCGTAAAAAGACACACACCAACCAGTATCTTAACTTCCAATCCCATCATCCGCTACAGCACAAGCTAGGTGTGATAAGAACTTTACTACTAGACAGAATGAACAAGGTAGTAACAGAAGAGGGTGACAAAGAGGCTGAAAAACAGACCGTCCAAACAGCCCTCCAGAAATGTGGTTACCCTCAGTGGGCCTTTGACAAAGTGGAAAGTGCCATAAAACAAAAGCAGAAGCAAGTTAAACCAGCGAATAAGAAAGATGATGCCAACATGAATAAAGGACTTGTTGTTATCCCTTGTGTTCAAGGTCTGTCAGAAAAAGCACAGCGGATTTTCAAAAAACATAATATTGCCACAGCAATGAAACCCATGACCACTCTGCGTAACATTCTGGTGCATCCCAAGAACAAAAGAGAAAGGGATAAAATCACGGACTGTGTATCTGAAATTCCATGCCAAGGTTGTGAAGCTACATATGTTGGAGAAACGGGCAGAGCGTTTGGTACCAGAAAACAGGAACATGTGAAATCAGTGTAAAAACATGGAAAAACAGATTTACCAGGGCAAACAGGAAAGCATCTGAATCAGAATTCCTCACTTCCGCATTagcaaacacttgtaaggggggccctgaaaaaaaatgacaacaaattttcctggaaaaattgagtttatatgcttttataTGGGGTTTACcaataattataatgaaaaaaaggggggccctgaaaattttttggtctgtaaaggggggggccccgaaaaattttcgcgatgatatttttttgcatcaggccccccccttacaagttttgtgaacggttccttatAGGCTGGGAGGATAGCCGGTAGAtatcgttgttaagcagtgtttgagttggtggtggtggtgttggtggtggtgggtgggggggtggggggtaatagacagtcgataaccgacaatcaatgatcaattaattgtcaatattccattagattctaaaacctaacacgcaaatgatgatcacagactctcatgttcaatcgcagtcgctaaggatgatggGGGGGGGTAATATGTGTGTAGTTGAAGGtgatggaggaaaatcgataatcgataatcgataatcaatcaatcatttatcaatattcaatgtttaaaatgtataggcATACGCAATCAACAAAACTAGATATCTGCAGTAATGTGAAAATATGACATCTCTAAAGTGCCAGAAAACcaacatttttgatcatttctgcatatcatatctcatgcaacctgaatgaaccaaatttgtttccacttgggatttcaacagcttaaaattcaaatttttcgtaaaatacggttcaaatattttgttctgaattggaaaatctcctTGGTATATAATGGCAATAAGAGGGATTTTTatcgtcaatttcaaactttgttatcttaatcatcatggccgtggacacctgatactctattttgaaagccacccgagtttccattttgacaaacgaatcaaaacaaaaatatctttaacatTGTCGTCAATACAAGAAATatcacaaaaatgcatttttctcaagaacaAATTTAGCacccgaaaataaattttcttaaaaatcgtttttaaaattctttataggcctatatgcttataaagggatctagaatgagcgtttatggcgttttgacagtattttttgtgggacatgagagcacctcagacttatcgaattgcattctgaatacgaagcatgtctttctgatatcaaataattttcatttttgaaattcacgatataatacaaattttatgacaaattattaaaatttgatatttttcaaatttttgatatataacagtcctcgaagtaaattttataaatctaatgatatattcttatagagtatgtagctgggaggaaaagccgacgatcaattgaaaattttgaccttttatattgaagatatggatttttttgttttttttgtttttgtgtttgggaaaaaaatccatatcttcaatacaaaaggtcaaaattttaaattgatcgtcggcttttcatcccacctacatacactttaagtataaatcatcagatttaaaaagtttacttcgagtactgttacatatcaaaaatatctattatttttaatgattttccataaaatgtgtattacattgcgaatttcaaaaaatcaaaattatttgatatcagaaggacattcttcgtatgcagaatgcaattcgatatgtctgttgtgctctaatgtcccacaataaatactgtccaaacgttcataccccttcccttaataacttctcatcaaaatgtccgttttctcatcaaaACCTTCCACTAGTGAACGTATCTCTTCATCCACAAATTTTTAGCCAATTGAGGTTAGTTTGTATAGGTGGAGGTTTCATCCAAATCCTATGGCTCCAGATGCCCTAGTTTGGTCTCAAATtgactttttgattttgaaaatccaGATCCGGGATTtggaaaggcggcaaatttggggcgccattttggatttcggatacttgcaagggttgaatcatcttaaTATGGATTTATAAAGATTTCTTATACCTCAAAACATATGTTTAGATACCTTACTTGTGTTTCTAGCTGGTATGGTTTGGAAATTATGATAAAAACAtacaaatggcggccattttggacgccatcttggattttggacaCTTGTaagggttgaatcatcttaatatggatttataaatatttctcaTACCTCAAAACATATGTTTGGATACCTTATTTGTGTTTCTAGCTTGCATAGTtgggaaattatgaaaaaaatatgaaaatggcggccattttggacgccatcttggattttgaaaaaTACCCACaggggattttcggggactttttaTCAGTGATTCTACACATATTTTTggacctattccagaaaaaatcagcttgttacaaaAACTTTCCAGGTTAAaactaatactattggcctaaaAGCGCTTTGATTCATATACACGTGCAAGGCGCTGTATAAATTCCTACATTGATTTttatcaggatcggtatagtaaacacAGTAGACAAGGTTCTTATTacctgatccagaaattgcacctATGTGTAATACACAATTATTGTGTATACGTTTCAGCAACCACTGTTGCCTTTTTCAACACTTGATAAGGTGAGTAGACATGAAGTGTAGATAaaaacagggtgtatcaaaatgattggtacccatccgtttccagtgattatggacaagactaccacaAAAAAATGCAACATAAGGGCTACCTTATTTATAAatgaatgttataaaaggtcatcAAACTATCAATCgtgggcatttcaagaggatccaatgctgcaaacaggcttgtcaataaacactaACAACTGATGGGCACATTTTGATTCAGCCTAATAGTGCAATGTAACGTACACAAGTAAGATTTTATGGATCACATGCTAAGAACCTTGTCTACTAAGCAAGAACTACATACGTTATAATACCTCATAAACAAACtgtttataattatattgtaaTTACA is a window of Amphiura filiformis chromosome 2, Afil_fr2py, whole genome shotgun sequence DNA encoding:
- the LOC140137837 gene encoding uncharacterized protein, translated to MVWLEQQVIHSSPLDCRPKLWKRYVDDILEVIQKGSVDKLTQHLNQVDPTNSIKFTHETEQDNQIPFLDTLIVKKPDGSIKLLVYRKKTHTNQYLNFQSHHPLQHKLGVIRTLLLDRMNKVVTEEGDKEAEKQTVQTALQKCGYPQWAFDKVESAIKQKQKQVKPANKKDDANMNKGLVVIPCVQGLSEKAQRIFKKHNIATAMKPMTTLRNILVHPKNKRERDKITDCVSEIPCQGCEATYVGETGRAFGTRKQEHVKSV